GGTTGTGCCGTGGTCCGCGATTTTCGCGGGAGCTCGTAAATCAGCTCTGACATTGGTTCTTGTAATCGTTAGAAGGCGCTGGATACGCTATCTGCTGCCTCGCAATGCTGGAAAGCTATATTCCTGCTTCGGGACTGTAGAACTGGTAGTCTTCGCGCCAGCCTCCCTGACCTTGACCGACTGTGCGATAGTCGGCGACAAACTCTATGCGGCAAATGTATTTCACCATCATGAACCCGAGCTGCGTCTCCACGCGCAAACGCAGCGGGGCGCCGTGAGCGACCGGCAAAGGCTCGCCATTCATTTCGTAAGCAAGAATGGTTTGCGGATCGCGCGCAAGGTCAAGATGAATGGTGCCGTAGAACTGTCCGGGGCCATCGGCGTTCGGCTCCGTTTCTGACTTGTTGTCGAAGGCGTAGAACGCGATGTACTGAACCGACGAGAGCGGCTGGACCACTTCGACAATGTGACGCAGCGGCACTCCTGCCCATTGGGCCACAGCAGACCATCCCTGGATGCAGCAATGCTTGGTCACTTGGATTTGTTTCGGCATCTGCCGCAGGTCCTTCAGTGAGAATTGCCGAGAATGGGCGACCAATCCGGCTACCTGCAATTGATAAGCGCCAAAACCGTCAGATGCCATCGCGTTATAAGCCACATTGACAGGAGGACGTCCATTCACGCGGAAGTACGGAGCGAGATCGGCACTCGCGTAGTTCTGGCGTGAAATGCTGTGGCGGAAAAGTGCGCGACGCGCTCCATCGATCATCCACCCAATGGTGTTCTGCACAAATCGAGGGTGCTTGAGTGAGGCCTCAGTCGCAGCTACATGGAGGAGAAACACAGCGGCAAGTCCGGAGCACCCGATCAGCAATGCGAGTTCTATGTTCTGGTGCGAGGTCTCTCCCAGCACGATCAGAGCGAGTTCGTGTCCGAAGCCGTGGGCGATCACCATGGCCACGTGCACGATCATGAATCCGGTGAACGCGAGCATGCAGAGAAAGTGAATGCTGCGCGCTGATTGCCTTCCATGAAAGATGTTGAGATACCAGGGAAAACGCGCCGTGATCGACGGAGACATCGCTATTCCGGTGGCGATGGTGATCGGCGCAACCACAAAGATGATCGAGAAATACGCGAGCTTCTGCAGCGGGTTGTAGGATCCTGGGGTTTCCACCAGATGCAGGCTCGCGTACTGCAGGAAGGAGTGCCAGGCTCCGGGAATAATCGACCATGAAGTGGGCACGATGCGCCGCCACTCGCCAGTTACAAACAACAGCGTGTAATAGGCGATTCCCGTCAGCAGCCAACCGGCATCGCACAAAAAATGCCAGTGCCTCGCCATTCCCAGATTCTTCCTGCCCGGCAAAGCCAACCATGAGGGCAAAGAGATCTCTTCATCCCTTGATGTCCAAAGAAGCTCGGACTGTGGCTCGGTGCGCGGGACTACAAACATCAGCAACAGTAGATACAAGCCCGAGAGGAGCACAGCCG
The genomic region above belongs to Terriglobales bacterium and contains:
- a CDS encoding molybdopterin-dependent oxidoreductase is translated as MHSLDFPLWLRALHFGNLLFVTLLIRSGLEILGAHPKLYWNDNCTPGTQWLNLGTRIPADRKLAPTPHFGRASAIAGFAGGERSSLGVLAAVLLSGLYLLLLMFVVPRTEPQSELLWTSRDEEISLPSWLALPGRKNLGMARHWHFLCDAGWLLTGIAYYTLLFVTGEWRRIVPTSWSIIPGAWHSFLQYASLHLVETPGSYNPLQKLAYFSIIFVVAPITIATGIAMSPSITARFPWYLNIFHGRQSARSIHFLCMLAFTGFMIVHVAMVIAHGFGHELALIVLGETSHQNIELALLIGCSGLAAVFLLHVAATEASLKHPRFVQNTIGWMIDGARRALFRHSISRQNYASADLAPYFRVNGRPPVNVAYNAMASDGFGAYQLQVAGLVAHSRQFSLKDLRQMPKQIQVTKHCCIQGWSAVAQWAGVPLRHIVEVVQPLSSVQYIAFYAFDNKSETEPNADGPGQFYGTIHLDLARDPQTILAYEMNGEPLPVAHGAPLRLRVETQLGFMMVKYICRIEFVADYRTVGQGQGGWREDYQFYSPEAGI